aaaagaagataccAGAACTCAGTCCTTAAGAAACAAAATTctgccaggcgcagtagctcacacctgtaatcccagcactttggaggggccaaggcaggcggatcgcttgaggccaagagttcaagaacagcctgggcaacatgatgaaaccctgtctctaccaaaaatactaaaaattagccagtctcacaacctggtctcaaaataaataaatagatttaaaaaaaaaatcatgggccTGAACCAAGCTCCAGACCTCACTAGGAGGGGAGAAGGACCCCCCAGCCACACAGCCCAAGGCTGCAGAAGCACCTAGGTGGTTAGAGAGTGAGTGCCTGgatggggcgcagtggctcacacctgtaatcccagcactttgggaggccgaggcaggcggatcacgaggtcaagagatcaagaccatcctggccaacatggtgacaccgtgtctctactaaaaatacaaaaataagctgggcatggtggtgcgtgcctgtagtcccatctactcgggaggctgaagcaggagaatcacttgaacctgggaggcaaaggttgcagtgagctgagatcgcgccactgcactccagcctggcaacagagcgagacaagactccatctcaaaaaaaaaagtgagtgccCGATGATGCCAGATTCTTCATCACCTGAAGTGAACCCACACAACAGGGCTGGGCCATGGGCATCATAAACCCCATTTTGCAAGCTCAGGAGGAGCTTTAGGGAAATCAGAAGACTGGCCCAGTCTCTACCAAGTGGTGGATTTAGAGCCGGCATGGCTTCGTTCCAAATCTCACCCTTGTCCCACCATTCCATGGGACCTCCCATTCCTGAGGGAGCCTGGATACGGGCAAGTGCacaacccgggaggttgaggttacagtgagccatgatcgcaccactgcagtccagcccgaGCAATAGGGTGAGACCCtccctctgaaaaaaataaaaatactcattttggAAGGAAGTCATTCTAAAATGTTACACTTGTCTTCAGCATATCTGCAATATAATAATTTTCTGCATAACTGAGGATCATTCACAGAAACCAATGGCTTTTCTCCAGCAGTGTCTTCTGAAGTTGTAACAGTAGGGGCACGGGGAGCTATTTGCTTTTATGCTAAATGACCTTAGACCACTTATAAAATGCATATGAGTgctttaaatgttattttgtgtgtgtgtggtgttgcCTCCCTGACTACAAGGGGTCACTTGCTACTCTAAATGTGTTTCTAATCTACTAGTACAGGAACACACATGGACACGTTAAAATTGTGAATAAAAgtaagtaaaaagtaaaagtaagtaGGCCATGACTGAGGACTGGAGAATCTACCCAGTGAGTAAAGCACAGGAGTATTTTAGCAGCTGAGGGGTCCTTTCTGCTCCCTCAAACCCTGCACTGTTGCCCTATAGCTGACCTCCAAATAAGTGAAGTGTCACTGCACATTGTTCCCAAGATTATTCTTTGCCTCTTCCATTGGAAGAGTCCACTGAGGATAGCAATATAGACTGTTCCCAATAATAGGAGACAGTTGGAATATTTAAGAGAAGGAAAGCTGCACAATGTAGAAATGAAAAATCCTTGGCACTGGAAAGATGTGGGTGGGATTCCTGGTGTTCCCATTTTCCAGCTGCAAGATTGCTTTAGGGACGGGGCACCCACCTACCACTGTGGGCCTTGGGCTCAAGAAGATGAAAGGAGATAATGCAAGAAAGTACTTAGCACAGCATCTGGCAAAAACGGGGCAAGGAAAGGAAATCGGAACGTGTGTCTGGGAGCTTAAGGGTGTCAGGAAGGAGGACAAGAAGGAAAGGGGCAGGAGAAGGAACCTGAAGGGAAAGGGAACTGGGCAGAAAAAGAACGGTAAAAGAGATGTGCTATCTGGGCTTCCTACAAACAGGCAGACATCACCCATTGCGTACCTGCCTTGCATAGCCCAGAAGGCCTGGCAGCTGCACCAAAAAAACATTAACAGTGGGTAGGGGAGTTGGGGGGTAGCTGGcactcccccttccccacccacttAAGATTGGGAACCTCGTGTTTGAGATAGCTAGCTTTGTCTCACCCTTTTTTCCTGCTCTGATTATCGTTAGCTTGGTGGGCCTGGCAGGGAGAGAAGGTGGAAGAGTCTCCACAGTGGTTTGCCCCTACCTGAACTTAGTGGCAAAATGAAGCTGCCCAAATGAAGCAGCTGAATTTCCTTCCTCAGAGCCCGCATCTGCCTAGGGGCTGGGAAATGAGTACTTTCGTGGCTCTTAGCCCAGAAGAGGCAGGGTGGAGAAGGAAAAGGTGGCAGGGTGGCTGACCCTCAGTCCCCACACCTCTTTTGGCCTGCATCTCTTTGTCTTTCAGACCAGCTTTTAATCTTTCTGCCTCTTGCCCCTGTGCAGCCACTGAGCACGCTCTCTGGGCTAGACACTGGGCTAGGGGTCTGGAAATACAAAGACAAATGATGCGTAGTCCTGGCTGCTGGAGAAAGACCTTCACCTCCCCAGGTCCCTGCCTTCTGTCACCCTGAGCTCCCTTACCCACTGACACCCCCTGCAACCCTTGTCTGTTCTGCCCCTTGACTGTTCTGTCATAACTCAACCAAGCTCTGCAGTGTGTGTGCTCCCAGAGAGAAGCGACACAAAGAAAAGGGAGGGGGGGCAGAAAGGAGGGAATCCCGCTGACATCACTGCTCATTAGCATGTGTGACCTCATCAGGGGGTGGGACAATTTCCCCAGGTGTCTAGGGGggagggcatgtgtgtgtgtcggggggggGGGTGGTATTTAAAGGGAAAAGCTGACAGTGCTGCTGAGTGAGGGAGAGGGTGCTGCGAGCTGCTGGGctgcacacgcacacgcacacgcacacgcacactgATGCACACGGACCTGGACACAGACATGGACATGGACACAGAAACCACAGCACTCTGCCCCTCTGGCAGCCGCCGGGCCTCCCCTCCAGGGACGCCCACACCAGGTGAGGGCTAACCTGGGCAGGTTCCGGCTGAAACCATGGGGGTGGGAGCTGAAGCTTTGGTGGGGAGGTCAGAACTAGGGGTTGAGGGAGCTTGAGCTCAGTCAGCAAGAGGAGAAGAGCAATTGAGAAAGTGGAGAAGACCCCTGCTCACACAAGGGATTGGGGCTGGGCTAGGGTGGAGGGGAAGAGCTGCCTAAatgccccctcccccagcactCCCAGGGCTTTGCTTGAGAAACTGGTACATGGCCCCTAGCTCAGCCTCATTCCCGAGGCTGGAACaggcaagaaggaaggggagaggaaaggggCAGCCCACAAGCCTGGGAATCACAGGCAGGGGCTACCCCGGGGAACTATTGTAAGGGTTCTTCTGGCTGCTGGAGGCCCTGGCTGCTGGCCAAGTATTGATCCTGGGCTATTTCCAGCCTCCCTCTAGCCCCCTTTGTTGTGTCTGTTGTTCCTCCTCCAGTTACCCTGACCCACGCATTGTCACTCTCCCTttcgctcacacacacacacacacacacacactatctctctctctctacttctaCTGCTCTATGAACACAATATTCTCTCCCACTCACAGGGACAGACAGGGATGCAGGATTCTCACATCCAACCACGCAATGAGGGATGCTCACCTACAGGGCCACGGGAAGCAgcagcccctctctctctctcacacacacacacagagaacccACAGAGACCCAGCACGCACATCATCTCAAAAAGCAAAGGCCCTTTCCTAGGAAGAAGCTCACTACAAAGTTTTTTACTCTGCTATACCTACTCCCCAGACACTGGGCAGCAGTTTCAGCTTGTCATCCTCTCTGCTCCTCAGTTTGGGGATTACCAGTGCTGGAAACAGGAGGAGGAAGGGCCTCTTGATGGAAAAAGAGGCAGCTTCCCCAAACCTCCCCCAACTCCACCGTACAGGGCCAGAGGCCTAGTCTGGGGGTTTGCCTGTGTATCAGTGTAAAGTGTGAGTGGGTATGTGAGCCTGCATTCAGGTCCCTTCCCTGCATGGGGCACGTTTTGAATAGGTTGGGGTTGGGACCGCATTGGAGAAGCTATCATGTCAACTCCAGTTCAGGCTTCTGGAGACTTTAGTGTAAGAGGTCAGGCCAGACATTCTCAGTTCCTTCTGGGTAATGGTCATCAAGTGGGTGTAGCTGGGCCTCTGATACTGGAACAGCCTGGATTGAGCCTTCTGCATATGGTTGAGCATATCCCACTCATAGCTTCCTTTTCTTTGCCctcccattttattttagaagcagATGCCACGCTACTAAAGAAGTCAGAGAAACTGTTGGCAGAGTTGGACCGGAGCGGGTTACCCTCTGCCCCTGGGGCCCCCAGACGAAGAGGCAGTATGCCTGTCCCCTACAAGCACCAGCTCCGGCGGGCCCAGGCTGTAGATGAACTTGACTGGCCACCTCAGGCCTCATCCTCTGGCTCGTCTGACTCCTTGGGCTCAGGGGAGGCAGCCCCTGCTCAAAAGGATGGCATCTTCAAGGTCATGCTAGTGGGGGAGAGCGGCGTGGGCAAGAGCACCCTAGCAGGCACTTTTGGTGGTCTCCAGGGAGACAGTGCTCACGAACCGGAGAACCCAGGTATTTGGGGAAGCCCTCCAGGGGTTGAGGGGGCTCTGGGGCCCTGGTCAGGGAAGGAAGTGCTCGTGACCTGAGCAGCCCCTGAAGGACAGAGCTTAACAGAAGCTTTTCCAATGCTTTCTGTGGCAGCCTCCCTGAAGAGGGGCAGGGTTCCCTGGTGCTGAGATCTGAGGTGTCCCTGGTTACCAGGTCTCACAAATGTTGGGAAACCTCCTAATGGACTTTATACCCTCTCCCTATTTCCCAGCAGAGGATACCTATGAGAGACGCATCATGGTGGATAAGGAGGAAGTGACTCTAGTCGTTTATGACATCTGGGAACAGGTGAGAACTAAGATGTGGCTGCAGGCAGGTGATGAAGCTGGGAGAACTGGGGAAGGGCAAAGTCTGGCTGAAGGCTGGTGGGACTGCTGGTCCTGGTTTCCACATGTACTGGAACCTGACCTTTCATTCATATCACCTCAGAAAGCAAAGACCCACACTACAGCCTGTGGCTGTTAAGACCCACAGTCTTTCCAGGATCTTCTGACTCAGAGCAAACTTAGGATGGGAATTTGACAAACCCTGCAGCTCCAAGCTAGGCTGGACACCCTGAAATTGACTCCATCCATAAATTTTTCAGCCTGAAGGAATCTGATGTGACAAGACAAGAGCTCAGGGATCTGGAATATcagggaagggggaaaaaagtgaGGACTTCTGAATATTTGGACATAAAGGTTACTATGTAGAAATAAGAGGCCAAATTACAGACGTGtgaataatattcatttttgaaTCAAGAGCTTAAGAAATTAGGATGGCTACCCTAGTCTAGGATCCTCATATTACTAATTTCTTCCGCCTCCACAAACACTCTGGGTAGGGAGATTCTGCCATTAACTAGCTCTGCTGTCCTAAGCAGGTGGCTTCTTTCTGCCTCACAGCCCTGTTCCTCCTCTTTGAGGTGTAGGTGCTGGACAGGATCTCCTATGCCTCCAGCCCTAACGTTCCTCTGCCTGTCTGCAGGGGGATGCAGGAGGGTGGCTGCGGGACCACTGCCTTCAGACCGGGGACGCCTTTCTCATCGTCTTCTCAGTCACCGACCGACGGAGTTTCTCCAAAGTTCCAGAGACCCTACTTCGGCTCCGGGCTGGGAGGCCGCACCACGACCTACCCGTTATCCTCGTTGGAAACAAGAGCGACTTGGCCCGCTCCCGGGAGGTATCACTGGAGGGTGTGTATCCTGAACAGATTCCATACTTGCGATCTCAGGGGAATGCTCTCCCTTCCAAGTCACCTCTTCTCCCTAAGGCCTTTTTACCATCGCGGACGCACTCACTTGCAATCAGACCCAGGCTAGGGGGACACTCCCAATGCCCCACTCGAGGATCCTGAGAATCCCTTCTTGTCACTTCCCCTCACCTCTCTCCTaggcctccttctccctctccttcgcACCTCCACAGACCCACCATATGAGCTCAGCCATGTTCTCTCGGTTGCAAGATTCACTAGTACCAATCCCTTGCCACCGCACGCCCAGGCCCTCCCTAGACCCACCCTCGCCCCGGGTCCCGTACAGCCCAGCGGGCGCCTGAGCCGGTGCCTTCCTGCAGAGGGCCGCCACCTGGCCGGGACGCTGAGCTGCAAGCACATCGAGACGTCGGCCGCACTGCACCACAACACGAGGGAGCTCTTCGAGGGCGCGGTGCGCCAGATCCGGCTGCGGCGGGGCCGAAACCACGCCGGAGGCCAGAGGCCCGATCCGGGCAGCCCCGAGGGCCCTGCGCCACCTGCACGCCGCGAGAGCCTCACCAAGAAAGCCAAGAGGTTCCTCGCCAACCTGGTGCCGCGCAACGCCAAGTTCTTCAAGCAGCGCTCCAGGTCGTGTCACGACCTCTCGGTGCTCTGAGCCGCGGTCGCCATGGCCACTGCGGTCGCCATGGTCACCGCGCCCTCCGCTCGCCCCCcctcgccccgccccgcccccgtcCGGCTTCCTTGGTGGAGGCCGTCTAGGAAACCAAAAACTCCCAGGATGCCCCGGTGTGACCGCCGGGGGCGGCCCGGGGCCGCTCGGCGGCACCTCCACACCCGCCCCAACGCGTTCTCTGGAGCTTTGGGCCTCAGGGCGCCTAGAAGGCGAGGACGCAGACCTGAAGGCGGCCGGTGAGCGGGGCGGGTTCTGCTGGGTcgggaagaaaaataattctgcaaggtattttgttttttattaattcGCGCTTGGCCACCTCATCTGTAAAGAGATTCTAAAAGCAAGATCTGGAAAAGTGCTTCGTAGACTCCTTGACGGAGTTTGCCTCCTTTGTACGCTGCGTGAACATGCCTCACCTTTAAGAGAGTCTTAAAGGTAAAGACACGAAAACACTTCCTCCAGGGACCTTCCCGAAAACGTTCTGGCTCTCATCTGGTGCGGCATGTGTCCACTTTGCCTTTAAGGAGTTCTTAAAGGCAAGGGCCTGGAAGTGCTGTTCCTGAGATGGATTCTCTTGACTTACCAGTCCACCACGGCACTTCCCCTTTAAGGTTATTAAAGGTAAGGGGTGGACAGACTTTCTGCATTCAGATAATGAGCAGTGGCAACCCCTTTTGGCCAGGGCCAGGGGGGCACCAGCAAGGGGCCACCCTttcccttttcaataaataatttttgtactGCCTCTGTTCACTTTTGACTCTGTTCTTGGAGTCTTTGGGGAAGGAATGGGTGTTGATGGAAACTGCTGTTACCCACCAGAAAACTCAGGCCCAGAGGAGCAAGGAACCTAACTCTCTAAGGAGGCTCTGGAACTGACTTGGCCTGGGGTAGTCCATGTCATAGGGCCACAGGCCCTTACAGATAATCAGGTCCACTTCTTGCGTTTGCCgatgagaaaacaggcttggAGAGGAACAGGGACCTCCTAGAAGTCATTTGTAAATTAGTGACACAGTGGGACCAAATCTCTAGATTCTGAGCCTCATCTCCTTACCCCCACTCTATCCTGCAGGGAACAGGCTAGAGGCTACACTTAGCTCCCAGCGGTACTCAGCTTTGACTTGGGCTGGTTCAAAGTGGGGCCCATATCCACCAGGGAAGCCCATCAGCTGTGGCGTGATGGGGGTCTGTCTGTGCCTCCTCTGGCAGGGCTCCACAGCCCCAGCTGTCACCTGCAAAGCCCGTGTGAGTACTGAAACTGTCACTGCCTCCCCTGGGGACGCCCACGCCTGCTGCTGCCTGAGCCATGAGTTTGAACAAAGGGAGCAGAGGCAGCAGCTCCCCTCACCACCCCTAGACATACAATACAGCTACCTGAGCACCTGAGGGCCAGCCTCCATTCTACCCCACACAGCCTCCCAGAACTTGATGGAAAGAGGGTTGCAATGCTTCCTGAGTCCTTGTAGCTGGGGAGGAGCCAAGGGGACCATCCCAGCATGGGTACTTATAATAAGATGAATAATGGCCCTATCCTTAGGACTTTATACACTTTATCTGTTAATTCCTTAAAGACTATATAaggtccagcctgggaaacatagtgagagccagtttctacaaaaaaaaatataaaaattggccaggcatgtggctcacacctgtaatcccagcactttgggaggctgaggcaggaggatcatttcagttcagaagtttgaaaccagcctgggcaacatggcaaaaccctgtctttacaaaaaattagctgggtgtggtgtcattcagatagtcccagctacttgagaggctgagctgggaggaacCCTTGAGCcaggaagttaaggctgcagtgagctgtgattgtaccactgcactgcagcacgggcaacagagcaagaccctgtcaaaaaaaaaaaaaaaaaaaaaaaaaaaaaaagcagtgcacctgtagtcctagctactcaggaagtgggaggattacttgagcccaggagttcaaggctgaagtgagctgcaatcactgccttccagcctgggtgatagaacgagaacttgtctctttaaaaaaaaaaaaaaaagggccgggcgccatggctcacacctgtaatcccagcactttgggaggccaaggtgggtggatcacaaggtcaggagttcgagaccaagctggccaatatggtgaaaccccatctctactaaaaagtgcaaaaattagctgggcgtggtggcaggcgcctgtaatcccagctactagggaggctgaggcaggaaaatagcttgaacccagaaggcagaggttgcagtgagctgagaacgtgccactgcactccagcctgggcgacagagtgagactccatctcaaaaaacaaacaagcaaaaaaaaaaaacctatataaGGTGTTACTACCTGTTTAACAGTAGAAGAAACAGAGtgtaagtaacttgcctgaggttacCCGGTAAGcagtagagttgggatttcatGTCTgcttgatactttttttttttttttgagatggagtcttgctcttgtcacgcaggctggagtgcaatggtgcgatctccactcactgcaacctccaccccccgggttcaagtgattcttctgcctcagcctcccgagtagctgggattacaggcacccaccaccacgcccagctaattttttgtatttttagtagagatggagtttcaccatgttgaccagactggtcttgaactgctgacttcaggtgatccacccacctcagccttccaaagtgctgggattataggcgtgagccaccgcgcccagctctgCTTGATACTTAATGATGATTTTATCCAGCTTTGCATCTGAGGCTCCCTTTCCAATAAGgatgggaggaagagaaagaggggacAGCAGTCAAGATGCGGGGACACAATGGGCagggccatgtgcagtggctgtGGTGAAAGGTCCAGAGAAATTACATGGCTGTAGTGGAGTAAGCAAGTTCTAAATTCTGAAGACCATGAACAGAGGCAgctcaaattttaaaacacaggaaAACACACTGGGCCCATTAAGGGACCAGATGGCTGTACAGTTGGGTTGAAACCTCAGGGACATGAAGAGGAGGGGTAAGAGATGAGCATGGAAAAGAAGGTTTGGAGTCCCACTGTAAAGGACCTTAAATGCCAGGAAAAAGAGTTTGTGCCCAACTCTGTAGGCAGGGAGAGTCACTGCAGGTATCTGAATGTGGAAGTCATGATTAGGATGGTCTTTTGGGaagaggaggctgggagaggtgtGTATGGATTGGAGCTGCAGAGGCAAGTACTGAGGAGCTGAGTTTAGGGACCAGTTAATAGTGATACATACAGAGGATAATGAAAGGCCATCCTGAGGGGGGTGGCAgtgggaaaggaaggaggcaTGGGTTTGAGCATCAGAATCAATGGGACTTGGCAACTTAGTGGATGAgtataaagagaggaaaaagTTGTAGGTGGTGAGAGGATGGTGCAGAACTTGGAGTAAAGGGGCAGAGGAGGTAGTGAGAGTAAGGAGCTCCATTTTGGAGACACTGAATTTGAGATGCTAGAAGAACATCTATATAGAGTTTCAGCAGCTCTCTAGAGTTGAATCTGAATCTGAAATTCAGAACAAGTTGGGACAAGAGAAACAGATTTGAGAATAATTACCATAAAGATAGTAGTAGAAGAGCAAGGAGAAAAGGTGACCTGTGCAGTCACATAGGGCCCTAAGCTTAGTTTAATGTTCTGCTGTTATGTTCTTAAAATTCTTCGAACAAGGAgccctgtattttcattttgcaaggGGATCCACAATTATACTAAGGGAGAAGGTGCAGTACAGGCTGGGATCCTTACCCCAGACTACTGATGGAGTCTGCGTCTTGTGAAATGGTACATACAATCTGATGTATTTGTGTAGTCATACCTGTGTCTGAGAATAGGGTTCATGAATTTCATCAGATTCACAAAAGGGTTtgttacaggccaggcacaggatggctcatgcctgtaatcccagcactttgagaggccgaggcgggtagatcacctgaggtcaggagttcgagaccagcctggccaacatgacgaaaccccatctctactaaaaatacaaaaattagctgggcatggtggcacatgcctgtaatcccagctacttgggaggctgaggcaggagaattgtttgaacccaggaggtggaggttgcagtgagccgagatcgtgccactgtactccagcctgggcaacagagtgagattctgtcaaaaaaaaaaaaaaaaaaaaaaaagatggtactGGCTGCTTCTGGAAAGGGGAACTGGGTGAGTAGAAGACCAGGATGGGAAGCTGACTTTTCATTGTatgccctttttcttttcttttcttttcttttttgagacggagtttcactcttgttgcccaggctggagtgcaatggcacgatctcactgtaacctccgcctcctgggttcaagcgattctcctgcctcagcctcccgagtagctgggattacaggcatgtgccaccacacccggccacttttgtatttttggtagagatggggtttctccatgttggtcaggctggtctcaaactcccaacctcaggtgatccgcctgcctcagcctcccaaagtgctgagattacaggcctgagccaccgcgtccagcctgtATGCCCTTTTTCTacctttggaaatttttttttttttttttgagacagagtcttgctctgttgcccaggctggagtgcagtgtggcacaatctcagctcactgcaaactccacctcctgggttcaagcgattctcctgcctcagtctcccgagtagctgggattacaggtgcccaccaccacgcccagctaatttttgtatttttagtagagacgggggtttcaccatcttggccaggctagtcttgaactcctgacctcatgatccacccacctcagcctcccaaagtgctgggattacaggcgtgagccaccgcgcctggcctacctTTGGAACTTTTAACTGTGTCATTTAGTACCACTTCAAAAATGAAAcgaaataggccgggcacagtggttcacgcctgtaatcccagcactttgggaggccaaggccggtggatcatgaggtcaggagttcaagaccagcctggccaagatagcgaaaccccatctctactaaaaactacaaaaattaatcaggcgcaggggtgggcacctgtaatcccagctattcgggaggctgaatcgcttgaacctgggtggcagaggttgcagtgagctgagatcatgccactgcactccagcctggcgacagagagagactccgtctcaaaaaaaaaaaaagaaagaaacaaaataatttaaaacaaagccTTAGGGGtccagagaaagaagagggaacaAGGAGATCCTGGGGATATATAGATGGAGAAGGTGGAGAAGCAGCTGCCAAAGAGGTAGTGGGAGAACTAGGATTGAGCCTGTTGTGACTGCTGCCAGAGGAGGGGTTTCTAGGAGAGTATCACCAATGGTCAGATGTGGCCAGAGAGGAGGATGAGGAACAAGAAAGGCCCAGTGCCTTTTACGTGGCAGAAGCTTAAAACATGTCTTTCGTGTATGGAAGACCATGATGGCAAGACCTCCCCCACGAGGGGAGCCACACACCATGagcctccctcccccaactcaGCCAGTCCCATCAGCCCGACCCATCTGTGTGTTCCCTCCAGACGCCTACAGGGAATAGCTCAGAACAGACGGAAGCTGAAGCCAGGCTCCCGCCAGACTTGGGAGAGGTGAGGCCTTCTCTGAGAGCCAggccattctctctttctctctcaaggcAAAGTAGAGCCATTGATCTTGGCTGGGGTGAGAGGTCAGCAGAGGGCACTGGGACCTGAGCTGCCATGCCAGGTAAGGTCCTTTCTGTCCTCATGCATCTCTTAACCACTGCAATTTTGTCTTGGAGTCCGTGTTCCCTTaccagcccctgcccagcccctgctACTCCCACTCCCCTTTGCCCACAAGACCGCCTCATTGGCCCAGAGCATAGACTTTGTGTGCTCTCCCCTGAGGGTCAGAGGAACGGGGGAGTCCTGCATCTGGAAATTTTTCCACTCTGGGCCTCTGCCTACAGATGAGCTTTTAGGCCGTGCTGCATCTGAGCCCTCTAGAGAGACTGGAACAGGGGCTCTTCTCTTCTGAAAGACTGCCGGGGTCATACGTGGAAGTCCTCTGGGTTAAACCCTCACTCCCAGgaagttcacacacacacatctttttaTTAATCTAATATAGTTTCAATCCACATCAATCTAAGTAAATTTTCCTGGACATTTTAATCTTTCATCCACAAATGCTAGAAGACATTTTGTTTCTCTCAAGTACTAAACATCTGCAATATGCCAATCAGTGTGCCGGGCCCAATggggaaaacaaatacaaataagacACAATTTCTGCCCGTCAAATAGCTTGCAATTAAGCTGGGGAGATGGATGAGGTGATACAGCACAAAACAGGCAAAATAGCAGCAAACAATACCACATTCTATCTAACTGGGGGCTACCTCATGTGCTCCAGGAATTCTGAATGGAAGAAACAGTAAATTTGGAAGACATATTTTAGAAACTGGGCCTTAAAGGATATGTAGGCTATAGATAgttgagagaaagaaggaaaagcattCCTTGTGGTCAAACTACATGAGCAAATGCACAGA
This genomic stretch from Homo sapiens chromosome 14, GRCh38.p14 Primary Assembly harbors:
- the REM2 gene encoding GTP-binding protein REM 2 isoform X5; translated protein: MHTDLDTDMDMDTETTALCPSGSRRASPPGTPTPEADATLLKKSEKLLAELDRSGLPSAPGAPRRRGSMPVPYKHQLRRAQAVDELDWPPQASSSGSSDSLGSGEAAPAQKDGIFKVMLVGESGVGKSTLAGTFGGLQGDSAHEPENPAEDTYERRIMVDKEEVTLVVYDIWEQGDAGGWLRDHCLQTGDAFLIVFSVTDRRSFSKVPETLLRLRAGRPHHDLPVILVGNKSDLARSREVSLEEGRHLAGTLSCKHIETSAALHHNTRELFEGAVRQIRLRRGRNHAGGQRPDPGSPEGPAPPARRESLTKKAKRFLANLVPRNAKFFKQRSRSCHDLSVL
- the REM2 gene encoding GTP-binding protein REM 2; translated protein: MHTDLDTDMDMDTETTALCPSGSRRASPPGTPTPEADATLLKKSEKLLAELDRSGLPSAPGAPRRRGSMPVPYKHQLRRAQAVDELDWPPQASSSGSSDSLGSGEAAPAQKDGIFKVMLVGESGVGKSTLAGTFGGLQGDSAHEPENPEDTYERRIMVDKEEVTLVVYDIWEQGDAGGWLRDHCLQTGDAFLIVFSVTDRRSFSKVPETLLRLRAGRPHHDLPVILVGNKSDLARSREVSLEEGRHLAGTLSCKHIETSAALHHNTRELFEGAVRQIRLRRGRNHAGGQRPDPGSPEGPAPPARRESLTKKAKRFLANLVPRNAKFFKQRSRSCHDLSVL
- the REM2 gene encoding GTP-binding protein REM 2 isoform X3, with the translated sequence MHTDLDTDMDMDTETTALCPSGSRRASPPGTPTPEADATLLKKSEKLLAELDRSGLPSAPGAPRRRGSMPVPYKHQLRRAQAVDELDWPPQASSSGSSDSLGSGEAAPAQKDGIFKVMLVGESGVGKSTLAGTFGGLQGDSAHEPENPGGCRRVAAGPLPSDRGRLSHRLLSHRPTEFLQSSRDPTSAPGWEAAPRPTRYPRWKQERLGPLPGGITGGGPPPGRDAELQAHRDVGRTAPQHEGALRGRGAPDPAAAGPKPRRRPEARSGQPRGPCATCTPREPHQESQEVPRQPGAAQRQVLQAALQVVSRPLGALSRGRHGHCGRHGHRALRSPPLAPPRPRPASLVEAV
- the REM2 gene encoding GTP-binding protein REM 2 isoform X7 is translated as MSTPVQASGDFSVRGQARHSQFLLGNGHQVGVAGPLILEQPGLSLLHMVEHIPLIASFSLPSHFILEADATLLKKSEKLLAELDRSGLPSAPGAPRRRGSMPVPYKHQLRRAQAVDELDWPPQASSSGSSDSLGSGEAAPAQKDGIFKVMLVGESGVGKSTLAGTFGGLQGDSAHEPENPEDTYERRIMVDKEEVTLVVYDIWEQGDAGGWLRDHCLQTGDAFLIVFSVTDRRSFSKVPETLLRLRAGRPHHDLPVILVGNKSDLARSRERAATWPGR
- the REM2 gene encoding GTP-binding protein REM 2 isoform X6, with product MSTPVQASGDFSVRGQARHSQFLLGNGHQVGVAGPLILEQPGLSLLHMVEHIPLIASFSLPSHFILEADATLLKKSEKLLAELDRSGLPSAPGAPRRRGSMPVPYKHQLRRAQAVDELDWPPQASSSGSSDSLGSGEAAPAQKDGIFKVMLVGESGVGKSTLAGTFGGLQGDSAHEPENPAEDTYERRIMVDKEEVTLVVYDIWEQGDAGGWLRDHCLQTGDAFLIVFSVTDRRSFSKVPETLLRLRAGRPHHDLPVILVGNKSDLARSRERAATWPGR
- the REM2 gene encoding GTP-binding protein REM 2 isoform X4 is translated as MSTPVQASGDFSVRGQARHSQFLLGNGHQVGVAGPLILEQPGLSLLHMVEHIPLIASFSLPSHFILEADATLLKKSEKLLAELDRSGLPSAPGAPRRRGSMPVPYKHQLRRAQAVDELDWPPQASSSGSSDSLGSGEAAPAQKDGIFKVMLVGESGVGKSTLAGTFGGLQGDSAHEPENPGGCRRVAAGPLPSDRGRLSHRLLSHRPTEFLQSSRDPTSAPGWEAAPRPTRYPRWKQERLGPLPGEGRHLAGTLSCKHIETSAALHHNTRELFEGAVRQIRLRRGRNHAGGQRPDPGSPEGPAPPARRESLTKKAKRFLANLVPRNAKFFKQRSRSCHDLSVL
- the REM2 gene encoding GTP-binding protein REM 2 isoform X1; the protein is MSTPVQASGDFSVRGQARHSQFLLGNGHQVGVAGPLILEQPGLSLLHMVEHIPLIASFSLPSHFILEADATLLKKSEKLLAELDRSGLPSAPGAPRRRGSMPVPYKHQLRRAQAVDELDWPPQASSSGSSDSLGSGEAAPAQKDGIFKVMLVGESGVGKSTLAGTFGGLQGDSAHEPENPAEDTYERRIMVDKEEVTLVVYDIWEQGDAGGWLRDHCLQTGDAFLIVFSVTDRRSFSKVPETLLRLRAGRPHHDLPVILVGNKSDLARSREVSLEEGRHLAGTLSCKHIETSAALHHNTRELFEGAVRQIRLRRGRNHAGGQRPDPGSPEGPAPPARRESLTKKAKRFLANLVPRNAKFFKQRSRSCHDLSVL